One Paramisgurnus dabryanus chromosome 9, PD_genome_1.1, whole genome shotgun sequence DNA segment encodes these proteins:
- the tnfaip8l3 gene encoding tumor necrosis factor alpha-induced protein 8-like protein 3 — MDSDSGDQSEGELSPGQESFNAKSLALQAQKKILSKMATMAVANLLTDDTSSEILDELYKASREYTKSKKEAHKIIKDVIKIALKIGILYRNHQFSPEEMETVERFKKKMNQAAMTVVSFHEVEYTFDRGILSELLMECRDHLHELVEHHLTARSHGRIDHVFNHFADVDFLTELYGPSEEYRLNLRKICDGINKLLDEGVL; from the coding sequence GTCAAGAGAGTTTCAACGCCAAGAGTTTAGCCCTTCAGGCCCAAAAGAAGATCTTAAGTAAAATGGCCACCATGGCCGTGGCGAACCTCCTCACGGACGACACCAGCAGCGAGATTCTGGACGAACTCTACAAGGCCAGTCGCGAGTACACCAAGAGCAAAAAGGAAGCCCACAAGATAATCAAAGACGTCATCAAGATCGCGTTAAAGATCGGCATTCTCTACAGGAATCATCAGTTCAGCCCCGAGGAGATGGAGACCGTGGAgcgctttaaaaaaaagatgaacCAGGCGGCCATGACGGTGGTGAGCTTTCATGAGGTGGAGTACACGTTTGACCGTGGCATTCTTTCCGAGTTGCTGATGGAGTGTAGAGACCATCTTCACGAGCTGGTGGAGCACCACTTGACGGCACGCTCCCACGGTCGAATCGACCACGTTTTCAACCACTTTGCAGATGTGGATTTCCTCACTGAGCTGTATGGCCCGTCTGAAGAGTACAGACTCAACCTGAGGAAGATCTGCGACGGGATAAACAAACTCCTGGATGAGGGTGTACTTTAA